A section of the Halostella salina genome encodes:
- a CDS encoding putative quinol monooxygenase, with amino-acid sequence MIVLHASFPIDPDKREEALDLIEDLVEQSQAEDGMIDYRATTDVNDPNVVRFFEQYEDEAAFEAHTQTDHFQEFEAALPDLLAGEPEILRFDVESATELDL; translated from the coding sequence ATGATCGTCCTACATGCTTCATTCCCAATTGATCCGGACAAGCGCGAGGAAGCACTCGACCTGATCGAGGATCTCGTCGAACAGTCTCAAGCCGAAGACGGGATGATCGACTACCGGGCGACGACCGACGTCAACGATCCGAACGTGGTGCGGTTCTTCGAGCAGTACGAGGACGAGGCCGCCTTCGAGGCACACACCCAGACCGACCACTTCCAAGAGTTCGAGGCTGCGCTCCCCGATCTGCTCGCCGGCGAACCTGAGATTCTGCGGTTCGATGTCGAGTCAGCGACCGAACTCGATCTGTGA
- a CDS encoding helix-turn-helix domain-containing protein, which produces MSAEPKPTPTQEEVIEVLREGRATPNHIKENTSIDSKHAVQHHLKELRLAGLVEKVNTGLYELANDK; this is translated from the coding sequence ATGAGTGCGGAACCGAAACCCACTCCGACACAGGAAGAAGTGATCGAAGTCCTTCGAGAAGGCCGAGCGACGCCGAACCACATCAAGGAGAACACCAGCATCGACAGCAAGCACGCCGTCCAGCACCATCTGAAGGAGCTGCGACTCGCCGGTCTCGTGGAGAAGGTCAACACCGGACTCTACGAGTTGGCCAACGACAAGTGA
- a CDS encoding sensor histidine kinase — protein MVELLSSAGISFVAYLLVFGGAAVACFVSATRLTRIDDPDTRRGLVALLLTSSGWATAHVAFLLAPSASLKHAFYLIGLVVGLSAVGAWLYFCSAYTNRSLHRQPIYRRVAVGVFLVIIAVKLTNPLHNLYFTAEFVTTPFPHLSVTHQLAHWLVMGFSYALSLVGYFMLLEHFTQVQYKTTPVLGLVGITGLPIVFDIIGFTTPYLIDITYEPVGVAIFAVGVAFVYLDTFQAIQLAGGHDEPVILVSADDRIRDYNDRATDLFPVLADKSALGEPLWSILPTVTEALDRDRSIIERDRDGETRHYRVSENPFTARQADLGRLLVFADITDRERYRRELERQNERLEQFASMISHDLRNPLNVAMARVEMANDEYDDENLATAENALDRMARLIEDVLELARHGQPIDDTELVSLSTIARQCWEMVDAPDAEIILEDDLSFTADEARLQQLFENLFRNAVDHGGSDVTIRVGALDESAGFYVEDDGVGIPAEERDDVFETGYSTAQEGTGFGLAIVKEIVDAHEWEITLTDSDSEGTRVEITGVNRAD, from the coding sequence ATGGTAGAGCTTCTTTCGAGTGCTGGAATTTCCTTTGTTGCGTATTTGTTGGTGTTTGGAGGTGCTGCTGTTGCCTGTTTCGTGAGTGCGACACGTCTTACTCGAATCGATGACCCCGACACGCGGCGCGGATTGGTTGCGCTTCTCCTCACCAGTAGCGGCTGGGCAACGGCGCACGTCGCGTTCCTGCTTGCCCCATCTGCATCGCTCAAGCACGCATTCTACCTGATCGGGCTCGTCGTTGGACTCAGTGCTGTCGGTGCGTGGCTGTATTTTTGCTCGGCTTACACCAACCGCTCACTGCACCGCCAGCCGATATATCGACGGGTCGCAGTTGGTGTGTTCCTCGTCATTATCGCCGTGAAACTCACGAACCCGCTTCACAATCTCTATTTCACAGCAGAGTTCGTGACGACCCCGTTTCCTCACCTCTCGGTCACCCACCAACTCGCGCACTGGCTCGTGATGGGGTTCTCGTACGCTCTCTCACTAGTTGGCTATTTTATGCTTCTCGAACACTTCACGCAGGTACAATACAAGACGACGCCAGTACTGGGGTTGGTCGGTATCACAGGTCTTCCCATCGTATTTGACATCATCGGCTTCACCACACCCTACCTGATCGACATCACTTACGAGCCAGTTGGCGTCGCTATCTTCGCTGTGGGCGTCGCGTTCGTCTACCTCGACACGTTTCAGGCGATCCAGCTCGCAGGCGGACACGATGAACCGGTCATCCTCGTGAGCGCCGACGACCGAATCCGCGACTACAACGACCGCGCAACCGACCTCTTTCCGGTACTGGCGGACAAATCAGCTCTTGGTGAGCCGCTCTGGTCAATACTTCCCACTGTTACCGAGGCGCTCGACCGTGACCGGTCGATCATCGAACGCGACCGCGATGGCGAGACGCGACACTATCGGGTTTCGGAAAACCCGTTCACTGCCCGGCAGGCAGATCTGGGTCGGTTGCTGGTATTCGCCGACATCACCGACAGAGAACGGTACCGACGGGAGTTAGAGCGGCAAAACGAGCGGCTGGAACAGTTCGCGAGTATGATCAGCCACGATCTACGGAATCCACTCAATGTGGCGATGGCTCGCGTCGAAATGGCCAACGACGAGTACGACGATGAAAATCTCGCAACAGCAGAAAACGCCTTGGATCGGATGGCACGACTGATTGAGGATGTGCTGGAACTCGCCCGTCACGGCCAACCGATAGATGACACCGAATTGGTTTCGCTGTCGACGATCGCCAGACAGTGTTGGGAGATGGTTGACGCCCCCGATGCCGAGATCATCCTTGAAGACGACCTCTCCTTCACAGCAGATGAAGCGCGTCTTCAGCAACTGTTCGAAAACCTCTTTCGCAATGCCGTCGACCACGGTGGGAGCGACGTGACGATCCGCGTCGGTGCGCTGGACGAGTCAGCAGGATTCTATGTCGAAGACGATGGCGTCGGGATTCCAGCCGAAGAACGTGATGACGTGTTCGAGACCGGATATTCGACAGCACAGGAGGGAACTGGATTTGGACTGGCGATTGTCAAAGAAATCGTCGATGCCCACGAGTGGGAGATTACACTCACGGACAGCGATTCAGAGGGAACGCGTGTGGAGATCACCGGAGTTAATCGTGCAGATTGA
- a CDS encoding SprT-like domain-containing protein, translated as MAGSQSIDWYELIRPEIESDAEEASEEELLDVATHHARQVVDRVDEMDVDVKDDVEWSASKRLKGKHGVCKPLSGGRSEIRLSIPSLRYNGWEKIMQTTRHELVHAWQNKHDKKDFKWGVDYAHDTESFERWTDVLDIEKRGPQVTEYKYRCRCTMCGSEWGYHRMCKSVRRLVRGHSYCSNCGPESKGEVIVKCRGEVMTEEMLSESDEDEFDGDPVFLYNRANVEDKSHLRYNPSDYEWAPETADLTDFYGIGDETARELSGNFVMIDEMVVDGELHETIREAVSAQFVDRLRDDLRERLSEIREKRDGDLELLEKAEAGERPWWEWREKFDGIGGLEHDAMVMKDVDKGDELEVETVDHETYVGYVIPVEVSDEYVRLELDETGIDADEVKLSTRKDDVWSRPRLRTTEVEEMDDRTVRRSDSTDVYGVFWP; from the coding sequence ATGGCTGGGAGTCAGAGTATTGACTGGTATGAGTTGATCCGGCCGGAAATCGAGTCTGATGCTGAAGAGGCGAGTGAAGAGGAACTCCTCGATGTGGCCACGCACCACGCTCGGCAAGTCGTTGACCGCGTTGACGAGATGGATGTCGATGTCAAGGACGACGTAGAGTGGAGCGCGAGCAAGCGGTTGAAGGGCAAGCACGGAGTTTGCAAGCCGCTCTCTGGTGGGAGGAGTGAAATTCGCCTCTCGATACCTAGTCTGCGGTACAACGGGTGGGAGAAAATAATGCAGACCACTCGCCACGAACTCGTCCACGCGTGGCAGAACAAACACGACAAGAAGGACTTCAAATGGGGAGTGGACTACGCTCACGACACGGAATCCTTTGAGCGGTGGACGGACGTGCTGGACATCGAAAAGAGGGGGCCGCAGGTGACGGAGTACAAGTACAGGTGCCGCTGCACGATGTGTGGGTCAGAGTGGGGCTATCACCGGATGTGTAAGAGCGTGCGCCGTCTGGTTCGGGGCCATAGTTACTGCTCAAACTGTGGCCCCGAATCGAAAGGAGAGGTGATAGTCAAATGTCGCGGAGAGGTGATGACCGAGGAGATGCTCTCCGAGTCGGATGAAGACGAGTTCGACGGAGATCCGGTATTTCTGTACAACCGTGCCAACGTGGAGGACAAGTCCCATCTGCGCTACAACCCGTCTGATTACGAGTGGGCTCCGGAGACGGCTGATCTCACGGACTTCTACGGCATCGGGGATGAGACTGCGAGGGAGTTGTCGGGGAATTTCGTGATGATAGATGAGATGGTTGTGGATGGTGAGTTGCACGAGACCATTCGAGAAGCCGTGTCAGCCCAGTTTGTGGATAGACTCAGGGATGATCTGAGGGAGAGGTTGAGCGAGATTCGCGAGAAACGTGATGGCGATCTCGAATTGTTGGAGAAAGCTGAGGCGGGTGAGCGGCCGTGGTGGGAGTGGCGGGAAAAGTTCGATGGGATTGGCGGGTTGGAACACGATGCGATGGTTATGAAGGACGTTGACAAGGGAGACGAGTTAGAGGTTGAGACAGTTGATCACGAGACGTATGTGGGATATGTGATTCCTGTCGAAGTGTCAGATGAATACGTTAGATTGGAGTTAGACGAGACGGGTATTGATGCGGACGAGGTTAAGTTGAGTACCCGGAAAGACGATGTGTGGTCTCGTCCCAGACTCCGGACTACTGAGGTAGAGGAGATGGATGATCGAACTGTACGTCGTTCAGACAGTACGGATGTGTACGGAGTCTTTTGGCCCTGA
- a CDS encoding HalOD1 output domain-containing protein, whose product MGMHSQEINPDESPSAAVVRAVAEVDGVDETELPTLQDAVDADALDDIAEDGVRVEFTYAGHDVVVVGEEVRVG is encoded by the coding sequence ATGGGAATGCATAGCCAAGAGATCAATCCAGACGAGTCACCGTCAGCCGCGGTGGTGAGGGCGGTCGCGGAAGTCGACGGCGTGGACGAGACAGAGCTGCCGACGCTGCAGGACGCGGTGGACGCCGACGCGCTTGACGACATCGCGGAAGACGGCGTGCGCGTCGAGTTCACGTACGCGGGACACGACGTGGTAGTCGTCGGGGAAGAAGTGAGAGTTGGGTGA
- a CDS encoding DUF5793 family protein produces MERDQFHVETETVKEPATAEPAEHPALQIHFDGSRDRLRQGLSEQLRDDIAVEEIDVSFRHLSLGGEPAEGILALSDRVTGRYVLEVKTAVNLVREFVQTVRESADQMSHDARYRVEIRAEGETVTTFEKDLLLVYDASGTLLRDASLIPTGIEL; encoded by the coding sequence ATGGAACGCGACCAGTTCCACGTAGAAACCGAGACGGTCAAGGAGCCAGCCACCGCTGAGCCGGCGGAGCATCCGGCACTCCAGATCCACTTTGATGGCTCGCGCGACCGTCTGCGACAGGGGCTGTCCGAACAACTCCGCGATGATATCGCTGTCGAAGAGATCGATGTCTCGTTTCGTCACCTATCGTTGGGTGGAGAACCAGCTGAAGGCATACTCGCGCTCAGCGACCGCGTCACCGGACGATACGTTCTCGAAGTCAAGACAGCGGTCAATCTGGTGCGCGAGTTCGTTCAGACCGTGCGCGAGTCCGCGGATCAAATGAGTCACGACGCGCGGTATCGCGTCGAGATTCGAGCAGAGGGCGAGACAGTCACAACGTTCGAGAAGGATCTGTTGCTCGTCTACGATGCAAGCGGGACACTTCTCCGTGATGCCAGCCTCATTCCCACCGGTATCGAGCTATGA
- a CDS encoding ParB N-terminal domain-containing protein has translation MTNNPFWDAAEDALRGERVRVHTTDGTYTGLLTLFHYQDHAVLLRDVTTPDGDATPATLVENPRTIEQQPETTSREVVTVDVDAIASQPYSVREYDSPDFAAFVRQVRHDGGLTNLPLLRPLDGDHDATHQVVSGHRRVEALRRAGIDEHPVEVESFTDWAATRRFIDEHFPVTDSERESCTDSRSGWYSPELMQASYERLREEWGREKLLGHPAIKANEAILEAADGTAADVHDVLTEARSEEGATDESTEESDTPEVDEVVADLAADSDAGEERIRDDVTTLREHEVPLNAVKGALRRKYAGE, from the coding sequence ATGACCAACAACCCGTTCTGGGACGCGGCGGAGGACGCCCTCCGCGGTGAACGCGTCCGCGTCCACACGACCGACGGAACGTACACCGGTCTTCTCACCCTGTTTCACTATCAAGACCACGCGGTACTACTGAGGGACGTCACGACGCCCGACGGCGACGCGACACCGGCCACGCTCGTCGAGAACCCTCGCACCATCGAACAGCAGCCCGAGACGACCAGCCGCGAGGTCGTCACCGTCGACGTGGACGCGATTGCATCACAGCCGTACAGCGTCCGCGAGTACGACTCCCCAGACTTCGCGGCGTTCGTGCGACAGGTGCGCCACGATGGTGGCCTCACGAATCTCCCGCTACTTCGCCCGCTCGATGGCGACCACGATGCAACGCATCAGGTCGTCTCCGGCCACCGACGCGTCGAGGCGCTCCGCCGCGCCGGCATCGATGAACATCCCGTCGAGGTGGAGTCGTTCACCGACTGGGCGGCCACGAGACGGTTCATCGACGAGCACTTCCCCGTGACCGACTCGGAGCGAGAGAGCTGCACGGACTCGAGGAGTGGGTGGTATTCACCAGAGCTGATGCAGGCTTCGTACGAGCGGCTTCGAGAGGAGTGGGGGCGAGAGAAGCTGCTTGGACATCCAGCTATCAAGGCAAACGAGGCGATTCTCGAAGCGGCCGACGGCACGGCAGCGGACGTTCACGACGTGTTGACCGAGGCTCGCTCTGAAGAGGGTGCTACGGATGAGTCCACCGAGGAAAGTGACACACCCGAGGTTGATGAGGTGGTGGCGGACTTGGCGGCCGATTCTGATGCCGGTGAAGAGCGGATCAGAGACGATGTGACGACGCTTCGAGAGCACGAGGTGCCGCTCAATGCGGTCAAGGGCGCCCTCCGTCGGAAATACGCTGGCGAGTAG
- a CDS encoding SWIM zinc finger family protein, with protein MNLSTEQIRDLCTSEVFDRARNYRDEERIERIDRFDETVNAAVQGSQPEPYEVEIQFVDGAVEPENVDATCTCPYDWGGYCKHIIAVLLELAEGDINLEDEREAVERVLSDAHPEELRKFLLDECERNADLRRRLLTRFEEQDTQSFYDYKKEMSQQYRGPYTYQYEGPDFSEFHDLAETHREQGNPLEAATIYRAMTEVRIENMDMVQDYYGEDFESELDAFVECIREADLDHEEKREHIDYLFERWGSDDSAVGTFSGQYDDALWELCTDDADLQYWRDLLEDDLPTEIPESSKPDDGIGSFDTRRYEAERRIEMHADVLDAFGDTGALREVYEQYYLDIREFCVRYARLLADEDDVDRAIEVAEEGLETFSNVGAIRRFLIDVYADRDSERHKKLLREQFLQSGDWEYYEQLRSRCSDDKWEEMVADFEARFEDSNVHRLIDLYLREGHTADAFETVIETAREEPDDAFQRAVGDNGLAMLSEYRDDVADYDPETYYEVYEECLEPFLADTTGRDHYQTVVGYLEEMRELGFDDEFEAFVAHLKENHSNRPAFLDEMEALETGEV; from the coding sequence ATGAACCTCTCCACCGAACAGATCCGCGACCTCTGCACGAGCGAGGTGTTCGATCGCGCCCGCAACTACCGCGACGAGGAGCGCATAGAGCGCATCGACCGCTTCGACGAGACGGTGAACGCCGCCGTGCAGGGCTCCCAACCCGAACCCTACGAGGTCGAGATCCAGTTCGTGGATGGCGCTGTCGAGCCCGAAAACGTGGACGCCACCTGCACCTGTCCGTACGACTGGGGTGGGTACTGCAAGCACATCATCGCGGTGCTGCTGGAACTTGCTGAGGGCGACATAAATCTCGAAGACGAGCGTGAGGCCGTCGAACGCGTCCTCTCGGACGCACATCCCGAGGAACTTCGCAAGTTCCTGCTTGACGAGTGCGAGCGCAACGCCGATCTGCGCCGGCGACTGCTGACACGCTTCGAGGAGCAGGACACGCAGAGTTTCTACGACTACAAGAAGGAGATGAGCCAGCAGTACCGAGGCCCCTACACATACCAGTACGAGGGCCCCGACTTCTCGGAGTTTCACGACCTCGCGGAGACCCACCGTGAGCAGGGCAATCCGCTGGAGGCGGCCACCATCTATCGCGCGATGACCGAGGTGCGGATCGAGAATATGGACATGGTGCAGGACTACTACGGCGAGGACTTCGAGTCGGAACTCGATGCGTTCGTCGAGTGCATCCGCGAGGCCGACCTCGACCACGAGGAGAAACGTGAGCACATCGACTATCTTTTCGAACGATGGGGAAGCGACGATTCTGCTGTCGGCACGTTCTCGGGCCAGTACGATGACGCACTCTGGGAGCTTTGCACCGACGACGCGGATCTACAGTACTGGCGTGATCTCCTCGAAGACGATCTCCCGACCGAGATTCCCGAGTCGAGCAAGCCCGACGACGGAATCGGGTCGTTCGATACGCGCCGCTACGAAGCCGAACGACGCATCGAAATGCACGCGGACGTGCTGGACGCGTTCGGCGATACCGGGGCGCTCCGGGAGGTGTACGAGCAATATTATCTCGACATTCGCGAGTTCTGTGTGCGGTATGCCCGTCTACTCGCAGACGAGGATGATGTCGACCGAGCGATAGAGGTCGCCGAGGAAGGGTTAGAGACGTTCTCGAACGTCGGAGCCATTCGACGCTTCCTGATCGACGTGTACGCCGACCGCGACTCGGAGCGACACAAGAAACTTCTGCGGGAGCAATTTCTCCAGTCAGGGGACTGGGAGTACTACGAACAATTGCGGTCACGCTGCTCGGACGACAAGTGGGAGGAGATGGTTGCGGACTTCGAAGCGCGGTTCGAGGACTCGAACGTGCATCGCTTGATCGACCTCTATCTTCGCGAGGGGCACACGGCAGACGCGTTCGAGACGGTCATCGAGACGGCTCGCGAGGAACCCGACGATGCATTCCAACGTGCAGTCGGTGATAACGGCCTCGCGATGTTGAGCGAATACCGTGATGATGTCGCGGACTACGACCCGGAGACTTACTACGAGGTCTACGAGGAATGTCTCGAACCGTTCCTCGCGGACACGACGGGCCGCGACCACTATCAGACGGTCGTGGGGTACCTCGAAGAGATGCGGGAATTGGGTTTCGACGACGAATTCGAGGCGTTCGTCGCACACCTGAAAGAGAACCACTCGAATCGACCCGCCTTCCTCGACGAGATGGAGGCGCTCGAAACCGGAGAGGTGTGA
- a CDS encoding PAS domain-containing protein, translated as MATHPGTDIENPLNEQALISDVGGGVEILHIEDEPDFADLVSTFLQRERDHFEISTETDPREGLEIAVENDIDCVVCDYDMPGLTGLDVLEEVREEHPSLPFILFTGKGSEEIASEAITAGVTEYLQKEGGTDQYKVLANRIEQAVARHRAERQVERGFHAIETAHDGISLLNEDGEFIYVNEAYAEITEYERSELVGEHFDILYPEGSVDIAYDEIIPTARETGDWKGETIFLTKDGDPVTVDHLLSFTSKDAMVCTISETDDAEAVREELSLKERAINEAPIGITISDPARDDNPLIYANDEFLEMTGYDRDEVVGRNCRFLQGEETREERVAEMRRAIEAEEPVCVELRNYRKGGEMFWNRVTIAPLRDESGELDHFVGFQEDVTSRRELIEEFTSLGGVLAHDMQNPLQTIRGRLELAIEDDETEHVEAAMSSLERAEQLVDDVAGVLRSGTIVGEREEIDVGHIAAGVWEALDRCSEDDAIEIRDSPTVRADGDAVRRMLDNVLGNSLEHGETPVKVRVGELEDGFYIEDNGPGIPEENREQVFEQGFSTKDTGDETGMGMASLRQIVLAHGWRIDIADADELDGVRFEIRTE; from the coding sequence ATGGCCACTCACCCCGGCACAGATATTGAAAATCCCCTCAATGAGCAGGCGCTCATCTCCGATGTTGGCGGTGGCGTCGAAATACTACACATCGAGGACGAACCGGACTTTGCCGATCTCGTCTCCACCTTTCTCCAACGTGAACGCGATCACTTCGAGATCTCGACCGAGACCGATCCCCGTGAGGGATTGGAGATTGCAGTCGAGAACGACATCGACTGCGTGGTGTGCGATTACGATATGCCGGGATTGACCGGGCTTGACGTGCTGGAGGAGGTCAGGGAAGAGCATCCGAGTCTGCCGTTCATCCTCTTCACGGGGAAGGGCAGCGAGGAGATCGCCAGCGAGGCCATCACAGCGGGCGTCACAGAGTACCTGCAGAAGGAGGGTGGCACGGATCAGTATAAGGTTCTCGCCAACCGCATCGAGCAGGCCGTGGCCCGGCACCGCGCCGAACGTCAAGTGGAGCGTGGCTTCCACGCCATCGAGACGGCGCACGACGGTATCAGCCTGCTCAACGAGGACGGCGAGTTCATCTACGTCAACGAGGCGTATGCCGAAATCACGGAGTACGAGCGCAGCGAACTCGTCGGTGAACACTTCGATATTCTCTATCCCGAGGGAAGTGTCGACATCGCGTACGACGAGATCATCCCGACCGCGCGAGAAACTGGGGATTGGAAGGGGGAGACCATTTTCCTGACGAAAGATGGTGACCCGGTCACAGTCGATCACTTGCTCTCGTTCACCTCGAAGGATGCGATGGTTTGCACGATCTCCGAGACGGATGATGCGGAGGCGGTGCGCGAGGAGCTTTCACTAAAAGAGCGGGCGATAAACGAGGCCCCGATCGGGATCACGATCAGCGATCCGGCGCGGGACGACAACCCGCTCATCTACGCCAACGACGAGTTTCTCGAGATGACCGGATATGATCGGGACGAGGTTGTGGGCCGGAACTGCCGCTTCCTGCAGGGCGAGGAGACGCGGGAGGAGCGCGTTGCGGAGATGCGTCGGGCAATCGAGGCCGAGGAACCCGTCTGCGTCGAGCTGCGCAACTACCGGAAGGGCGGCGAGATGTTCTGGAACCGCGTGACGATTGCGCCGCTGCGCGACGAAAGTGGCGAGTTGGATCACTTCGTCGGCTTTCAGGAGGACGTGACGTCCCGCCGCGAGTTGATCGAGGAGTTCACCTCGCTCGGGGGCGTGTTGGCCCACGATATGCAAAACCCGCTGCAGACGATTCGTGGGCGGTTGGAGTTGGCTATCGAAGATGATGAGACGGAACACGTCGAGGCCGCGATGTCGTCGCTGGAGCGAGCGGAGCAGCTGGTGGACGACGTTGCCGGCGTGTTGAGATCAGGGACGATCGTCGGTGAACGCGAGGAGATCGATGTCGGACATATTGCTGCGGGCGTGTGGGAGGCGTTGGATCGGTGCAGCGAGGATGATGCGATTGAGATCCGGGACTCGCCCACGGTGAGAGCCGATGGTGATGCAGTGCGGCGGATGCTCGACAACGTGCTTGGCAACTCGTTGGAGCACGGCGAGACGCCGGTCAAGGTGCGAGTGGGTGAGCTGGAGGACGGTTTCTACATCGAGGACAACGGCCCGGGAATCCCCGAGGAAAACCGCGAGCAAGTATTCGAGCAGGGATTCTCGACGAAGGATACTGGGGACGAGACGGGAATGGGAATGGCGTCCCTGCGGCAGATCGTGTTGGCGCACGGTTGGCGCATCGACATCGCGGATGCGGATGAGTTGGACGGCGTTCGCTTCGAGATTCGCACGGAGTGA